One Cotesia glomerata isolate CgM1 linkage group LG8, MPM_Cglom_v2.3, whole genome shotgun sequence genomic window carries:
- the LOC123270190 gene encoding uncharacterized protein LOC123270190 codes for MSLYLTFSVFYLMLNVIIRGDKICEELTRSTFKLSSYSTIHECEIVTIKLDEHSRRTFRLSILSNETVIESLYFHKTDGLLARSDTPVYLTDRESLEKMCGAKIYKDYKFIKTSFEEYVPDMGDFRFYHNYNRTASLVVFFKKTTIQLEGNIGHNVLRYLPSEGHAEENKYVYAKIMLSAFHKWKPEDIFIDTSTLSYNLYVPDLEVVNCKLFVILHPNSIIDKPRIELMRTILMFYNHLDMFFGNFTSPKIRLTLKGILFPDIGKTIPYEGNKLDLQLLNWSEIDIALMKFIKEKKDYFQLDTHDKVYFLSQTSYGKAHVGFREPEGEICNDPPMPRIAAVIHGDLLTYHIIHLQYLARTFGGQFVQPCESLPGILYHRNKQINPPLLVWSSCTIGGFSTYFNENECSHFNKNRPLLTTTIRDSKDDRLRIAIELDVQTRRAYQKNKNINVGLTINITYDSKTLVCSFIKGDKYCQELTRSTFKLSSNSTIEECKIVRIKLDGFSNRSFHLSILSNDSILESLYFVKTDGLLADSETPVHLMNLQSLKKMLGVVVNEDYRFIKTTIREYVSEMGDFRLYHNYQKVASMSVFFHKTGLQLEGNIGHYILRHLPSEDNPQQNKYIYAQLYFPGN; via the exons ATGAGCTTATACTTGACTTTtagtgttttttatttaatgttaaatgtaATTATCAGAGGAGACAAAATTTGTGAAGAGTTAACCCGGTCAACATTTAAATTGTCATCTTATTCTACGa TTCACGAGTGCGAAATAGTAACGATAAAACTCGATGAGCACAGCAGAAGAACATTTCGACTTTCAATATTATCCAACGAAACAGTAATTGAATCTTTGTACTTTCATAAAACTGACGGATTGCTAGCAAGAAGCGATACTCCTGTTTATCTTACGGATCGTGAGTCGCTTGAAAAAATGTGCGGTGCTAAGATTTATAAagattacaaatttattaaaacttctTTTGAAGag taTGTTCCAGATATGGgtgattttagattttatcaCAATTATAATAGAACAGCATCGTTGgttgtattttttaagaagACTACTATAcaattg gaGGGTAATATTGGCCACAATGTACTTCGATATCTACCATCAGAAGGTCATGCTGAGGAAAATAAATATGTGTACGCCAAAATAATGTTGTCTG cattCCATAAATGGAAACctgaagatatttttattgacactTCAACACTGTCATATAATTTGTACGTTCCAGATTTGGAAGTAGTAAACTGTAAACTATTTGTTATACTTCACCCAAATTCAATAATCGA caaaccaagaatagaattaaTGCGgactattttgatgttttacaATCACCTGGATATGTTCTTTGGAAATTTTACGTCTCCAAAAATACGACTTACTCTCAAAGGAATTCTCTTTCcagat attGGCAAAACGATTCCTTACGAAGGCAACAAACTagatttacaattattaaattggtCTGAAATTGACATAgcattaatgaaatttataaaagaaaaaaaagattattttcaattagACACTCATgacaaagtttattttttgtctca aaCAAGCTACGGTAAAGCGCACGTAGGat ttagAGAACCTGAAGGAGAGATTTGTAATGATCCACCGATGCCAAGAATAGCTGCCGTAATTCACGGAGATCTTTTGACTTATCACATCATCCACTTGCAATATTTAGCTAGAAC GTTTGGCGGGCAGTTTGTTCAGCCCTGCGAGTCTCTCCCTGGAATTTTATACCACAGAAACAAACAAATTAACCCACCGCTGTTAGTTTGGTCTTCTTGTACTATCGGTGGCTTTTCAACTTATTTcaa TGAAAATGAATGCTCtcactttaataaaaataggcCACTTTTAACAACGACTATAAGAGATTCTAAAGATGATCGGCTGAGGATAGCAATTGAGCTTGATGTACAAACACGGCGAGCTTACCAGAAaaat aaaaatattaatgtggGTCTGACTATTAATATCACGTATGACTCAAAAACTTTGGTTTGTTCtt ttatcAAAGGAGACAAATATTGTCAAGAATTAACTCGCTCAACATTTAAATTGTCATCCAATTCTACaa TTGAAGAGTGTAAAATAGTTAGAATAAAATTAGACGGCTTTAGCAACAGAAGCTTtcatttatcaatattatctaatgattcaatattagaatcattatattttgttaaaactGATGGTCTGCTAGCAGACAGTGAAACTCCTGTTCATCTGATGAACTTGCAGTcgcttaaaaaaatgttggGTGTGGTAGTCAATGAAGACTACCGATTTATAAAAACTACTATCAgagaa TACGTTTCAGAAATGGGTGACTTTAGACTTTACCACAACTACCAAAAAGTAGCTTCAATGTCCGTCTTTTTTCATAAAACTGGATTACAGTtg gaagGTAACATTGGACATTATATACTTCGACATCTTCCATCGGAAGATAATCCTcagcaaaataaatatatttatgcgcaattatattttccaggtaattaa
- the LOC123270669 gene encoding uncharacterized protein LOC123270669, translated as MRTILMFYNYLDMFFRNFTSPKIRLTLKGILLPDIGTQILYEGDKHLDMQLTNWSNVDKALMAFVKEKKSYFQLDNHDKVYFISQTCYGKAHVGFREPDDDICNNPSSPRVAAVVQGDLQTYHILHLNYLAKSFGGIDERNDLCFGIMHYNSKWVHPVPLVWSSCSIEKLSQYFNEKDCSWFRKNKPSLSTEIKDPKDDRLRSEIESEVRPRSLYELDEESQVGVAINVTYGLDSKTLVCSCIS; from the exons ATGCGGacaattttaatgttttacaACTACTTGGACatgttttttagaaattttacatCCCCAAAAATACGACTGACTTTAAAAGGAATTCTTCTGCcagat ATTGGCACGCAAATTTTATACGAAGGCGACAAACATCTTGATATGCAATTGACAAATTGGTCTAATGTTGATAAAGCTTTAATGGCATTtgtaaaagagaaaaaaagttattttcaaCTGGATAATCATGATAAAGTATACTTTATATCTCA aacttGCTACGGTAAAGCGCATGTAGGAT ttaGAGAGCCTGACGACGACATTTGTAACAATCCATCATCTCCCAGAGTAGCTGCTGTAGTTCAAGGAGATTTGCAAACTTATCATATTCTTCACTTGAATTATTTAGCTAAATC CTTCGGTGGAATTGATGAAAGAAATGATTTATGCTTTGGAATCATGCACTATAATTCAAAGTGGGTACACCCAGTACCTTTAGTATGGTCTTCTTGTTCTATTGAAAAACTATCTCAATATTTCaa tgaaaaaGATTGCTCCTGGTTCAGAAAAAACAAACCATCTTTATCAACAGAAATCAAAGACCCAAAAGATGACCGCCTGCGTTCGGAAATTGAATCTGAAGTCCGGCCTCGAAGTTTATATGAACTTGAT gAAGAATCACAAGTCGGTGTCGCAATTAATGTAACATATGGACTTGACTCAAAAACTTTGGTTTGTTCttgtatttcttaa
- the LOC123270668 gene encoding heparan sulfate 2-O-sulfotransferase 1-like, translating to MRRVKSFVIIIFFLSVFLLFYASRPVVKNESREVNYYTQLQRIVTPSLAELGFQGVSKPNDDIIMLTRIPNAGAEILVYILQHLSGYNAFKHIRIPANKQRVLSSLHQELLVEEITSIIKQEAVPLSFDGDIKFLNFKKFDRQAPTFISLVRDPRDILLKHGNKSEENYQSGISYFCGQDSRCLVTNKWALEQAKKNVLQWYPVVGILELMEETLKILTNQFRYFFNGATDIYIKKFRFRSTLKKKRKINKEEINDKLKIEIEFYLWLKSRLLSQTNKYF from the exons atgcGTCGGGTCAAAagttttgttataattattttttttctatcagtatttttacttttttacgcAAGTAGGCCGGTTGTGAAAAATGAATCACGTGAAGTTAATTATTACACgcaa cttCAAAGAATTGTCACCCCGTCGCTGGCCGAGCTGGGTTTCCAGGGCGTATCAAAACCCAACGATGACATAATTATGTTGACAAGAATTCCAAATGCGGGTGCTGAAATTCTGGTGTATATTCTCCAACATTTGTCCGGATACAATGCCTTCAAGCATATTAGAATTCCAGCGAATAAACAGCGAGTTCTTTCTTCTTTGCATcag gAGCTGCTGGTTGAAGAAATTACCAGTATTATTAAACAAGAAGCTGTTCCTTTGAGTTTTGATGgggatattaaatttttgaattttaaaaaattcgatcgACAAGCTCCGACATTTATTTCACTTGTCAGAGATCCAAgggatattttattaaa acatgGAAATAAATCAGAAGAAAATTACCAAAGTGGGATATCCTATTTTTGCGGCCAAGATTCACGTTGTCT tgtTACAAATAAATGGGCATTAGAACAAGCGAAAAAAAACGTGCTGCAGTGGTACCCAGTCGTAGGAATATTAGAACTGATGGaagaaacattaaaaatattaacaaatcaatttcgCTATTTCTTCAATGGCGCTACtgatatttacattaaaaaatttc gtttCAGAAGCACGcttaaaaagaaaagaaaaataaataaagaagaaataaatgataaacttaaaatagaaattgaattttatttatggctAAAGTCGCGCTTACTAAGCCagactaataaatatttttaa
- the LOC123270672 gene encoding putative inorganic phosphate cotransporter isoform X2, with protein sequence MGADNGISKVDIKKSNEVFDSEVPVPKTWIGSRHIVTFMLFLGMANAYVMRTNMSVAIVAMVNHTATEHDKKMEVVDECPGVEDRNSSGNLMTSDGPFKWDSEKQGYLLSSFFWGYVITQIPFGILAKRYGSKYFLGVGMLINSVFAFLVPISAHWGFGWLLVIRFIQGLGEGPIVPCTHAMLAKWIPPNERSRMGAFVYAGAQFGSIVSMPLSGLLSEYGFAGGWPSIFYVFGAVGTVWCVVFLIWVYEDPEQHPKIAEDEKKYILSALWGTAGSSSPPVPWKSILTSLPFWAILIAHISQNYGYETFMTQLPTYMKQILHFNIKTNGLVSALPYLAMWLFSMFISQVADWMIFSGKFTHTSTRKIINAIGQYGPAIAFIIASYTGCDKTLTVALFTIGIGLNGGIYSGFKVNHLDISPRFAGILMSFTNCLANLAGLLAPVIAGYINAGIPSQAKWRIVFIICGAIYIIGATFYIIFGSGQRQSWDNPDKDEEIEKKRRKPNDVEAAKVINETQH encoded by the exons cATGGATCGGATCACGTCACATAGTAACATTCATGTTGTTCCTGGGGATGGCGAACGCATATGTAATGCGGACAAATATGTCAGTAGCAATCGTCGCAATGGTTAATCACACAGCTACTGAGCATGACAAAAAAATGGAAGTAGTAGACGAATGTCCTGGAGTTGAAGACAGAAATTCTTCTGGAAATTta atGACTTCTGACGGACCGTTCAAATGGGATTCAGAAAAGCAAGGATACTTACTTAGTTCATTTTTCTGGGGCTACGTCATCACCCAGATACCTTTTGGAATTTTAGCCAAGCGGTACGGATCAAAATACTTCCTTGGAGTCGGAATGCTGATAAACTCAGTGTTTGCTTTTCTGGTACCGATTTCCGCGCACTGGGGATTCGGGTGGCTCTTGGTGATCCGATTTATCCAAGGTCTCGGAGAG GGTCCAATTGTGCCTTGTACGCACGCAATGCTGGCAAAGTGGATTCCGCCGAATGAGAGGAGCCGGATGGGAGCTTTCGTTTACGCTG GAGCCCAATTTGGATCAATTGTTTCGATGCCATTGAGTGGCTTGTTGTCAGAATATGGATTTGCCGGCGGATGGCCCTcgatattttatgtttttggtGCTGTTGGAACTGTATGGTGTGTTGTATTTTTGATTTGGGTTTACGAGGATCCCGAACAGCATCCAAAAATCGCTGAAGATGAGAAGAAATATATACTGAGTGCACTTTGGGGAACTGCTGGATCTTCT tctCCTCCAGTACCATGGAAGTCAATATTAACTTCCTTGCCATTCTGGGCTATATTGATAGCTCATATAAGTCAAAACTATGGATATGAAACATTTATGACTCAGCTTCCAACTTACATGAAACAAATCTTGcactttaatataaaaact aacgGATTAGTTTCTGCGCTTCCGTACTTAGCGATGTGGCTGTTCTCAATGTTCATATCGCAAGTAGCCGACTGGATGATCTTCTCCGGAAAATTTACTCACACGTCAACGcgtaaaattatcaatgcaaTCGGGCAATACGGTCCAGCTATAGCATTTATTATCGCTTCTTACACCGGGTGCGACAAAACATTAACAGTCGCATTGTTCACTATTGGTATTGGATTGAACGGTGGTATTTACTCTGGATTCAAAGTTAATCATCTTGACATATCACCGAGGTTCGCTGGAATTCTCATGTCCTTTACTAATTGTCTCGCTAATCTTGCCGGACTTCTTGCGCCGGTTATTGCTGGGTACATCAATGCTGGAAtt CCATCTCAAGCCAAATGGCGgatagtttttataatatgTGGAGCCATTTATATAATCGGAGCAACATTCTACATAATATTTGGTTCCGGTCAACGACAATCGTGGGACAATCCCGACAAGGACGAAGAAATAgagaagaaaagaagaaaaccCAATGACGTGGAAGCTGCTAAAGTAATCAATGAAACTCAGCATTGa
- the LOC123270672 gene encoding putative inorganic phosphate cotransporter isoform X1 has product MMIAANNDNRGRNGHVLVWEQPGLDETDRPKQTRAWIGSRHIVTFMLFLGMANAYVMRTNMSVAIVAMVNHTATEHDKKMEVVDECPGVEDRNSSGNLMTSDGPFKWDSEKQGYLLSSFFWGYVITQIPFGILAKRYGSKYFLGVGMLINSVFAFLVPISAHWGFGWLLVIRFIQGLGEGPIVPCTHAMLAKWIPPNERSRMGAFVYAGAQFGSIVSMPLSGLLSEYGFAGGWPSIFYVFGAVGTVWCVVFLIWVYEDPEQHPKIAEDEKKYILSALWGTAGSSSPPVPWKSILTSLPFWAILIAHISQNYGYETFMTQLPTYMKQILHFNIKTNGLVSALPYLAMWLFSMFISQVADWMIFSGKFTHTSTRKIINAIGQYGPAIAFIIASYTGCDKTLTVALFTIGIGLNGGIYSGFKVNHLDISPRFAGILMSFTNCLANLAGLLAPVIAGYINAGIPSQAKWRIVFIICGAIYIIGATFYIIFGSGQRQSWDNPDKDEEIEKKRRKPNDVEAAKVINETQH; this is encoded by the exons ATGATGATTGCTGCAAATAACGATAACCGGGGAAGAAATGGCCACGTGTTGGTATGGGAGCAACCGGGTTTAGATGAAACGGATCGTCCGAAACAAACTAgag cATGGATCGGATCACGTCACATAGTAACATTCATGTTGTTCCTGGGGATGGCGAACGCATATGTAATGCGGACAAATATGTCAGTAGCAATCGTCGCAATGGTTAATCACACAGCTACTGAGCATGACAAAAAAATGGAAGTAGTAGACGAATGTCCTGGAGTTGAAGACAGAAATTCTTCTGGAAATTta atGACTTCTGACGGACCGTTCAAATGGGATTCAGAAAAGCAAGGATACTTACTTAGTTCATTTTTCTGGGGCTACGTCATCACCCAGATACCTTTTGGAATTTTAGCCAAGCGGTACGGATCAAAATACTTCCTTGGAGTCGGAATGCTGATAAACTCAGTGTTTGCTTTTCTGGTACCGATTTCCGCGCACTGGGGATTCGGGTGGCTCTTGGTGATCCGATTTATCCAAGGTCTCGGAGAG GGTCCAATTGTGCCTTGTACGCACGCAATGCTGGCAAAGTGGATTCCGCCGAATGAGAGGAGCCGGATGGGAGCTTTCGTTTACGCTG GAGCCCAATTTGGATCAATTGTTTCGATGCCATTGAGTGGCTTGTTGTCAGAATATGGATTTGCCGGCGGATGGCCCTcgatattttatgtttttggtGCTGTTGGAACTGTATGGTGTGTTGTATTTTTGATTTGGGTTTACGAGGATCCCGAACAGCATCCAAAAATCGCTGAAGATGAGAAGAAATATATACTGAGTGCACTTTGGGGAACTGCTGGATCTTCT tctCCTCCAGTACCATGGAAGTCAATATTAACTTCCTTGCCATTCTGGGCTATATTGATAGCTCATATAAGTCAAAACTATGGATATGAAACATTTATGACTCAGCTTCCAACTTACATGAAACAAATCTTGcactttaatataaaaact aacgGATTAGTTTCTGCGCTTCCGTACTTAGCGATGTGGCTGTTCTCAATGTTCATATCGCAAGTAGCCGACTGGATGATCTTCTCCGGAAAATTTACTCACACGTCAACGcgtaaaattatcaatgcaaTCGGGCAATACGGTCCAGCTATAGCATTTATTATCGCTTCTTACACCGGGTGCGACAAAACATTAACAGTCGCATTGTTCACTATTGGTATTGGATTGAACGGTGGTATTTACTCTGGATTCAAAGTTAATCATCTTGACATATCACCGAGGTTCGCTGGAATTCTCATGTCCTTTACTAATTGTCTCGCTAATCTTGCCGGACTTCTTGCGCCGGTTATTGCTGGGTACATCAATGCTGGAAtt CCATCTCAAGCCAAATGGCGgatagtttttataatatgTGGAGCCATTTATATAATCGGAGCAACATTCTACATAATATTTGGTTCCGGTCAACGACAATCGTGGGACAATCCCGACAAGGACGAAGAAATAgagaagaaaagaagaaaaccCAATGACGTGGAAGCTGCTAAAGTAATCAATGAAACTCAGCATTGa
- the LOC123270672 gene encoding putative inorganic phosphate cotransporter isoform X3 encodes MLFLGMANAYVMRTNMSVAIVAMVNHTATEHDKKMEVVDECPGVEDRNSSGNLMTSDGPFKWDSEKQGYLLSSFFWGYVITQIPFGILAKRYGSKYFLGVGMLINSVFAFLVPISAHWGFGWLLVIRFIQGLGEGPIVPCTHAMLAKWIPPNERSRMGAFVYAGAQFGSIVSMPLSGLLSEYGFAGGWPSIFYVFGAVGTVWCVVFLIWVYEDPEQHPKIAEDEKKYILSALWGTAGSSSPPVPWKSILTSLPFWAILIAHISQNYGYETFMTQLPTYMKQILHFNIKTNGLVSALPYLAMWLFSMFISQVADWMIFSGKFTHTSTRKIINAIGQYGPAIAFIIASYTGCDKTLTVALFTIGIGLNGGIYSGFKVNHLDISPRFAGILMSFTNCLANLAGLLAPVIAGYINAGIPSQAKWRIVFIICGAIYIIGATFYIIFGSGQRQSWDNPDKDEEIEKKRRKPNDVEAAKVINETQH; translated from the exons ATGTTGTTCCTGGGGATGGCGAACGCATATGTAATGCGGACAAATATGTCAGTAGCAATCGTCGCAATGGTTAATCACACAGCTACTGAGCATGACAAAAAAATGGAAGTAGTAGACGAATGTCCTGGAGTTGAAGACAGAAATTCTTCTGGAAATTta atGACTTCTGACGGACCGTTCAAATGGGATTCAGAAAAGCAAGGATACTTACTTAGTTCATTTTTCTGGGGCTACGTCATCACCCAGATACCTTTTGGAATTTTAGCCAAGCGGTACGGATCAAAATACTTCCTTGGAGTCGGAATGCTGATAAACTCAGTGTTTGCTTTTCTGGTACCGATTTCCGCGCACTGGGGATTCGGGTGGCTCTTGGTGATCCGATTTATCCAAGGTCTCGGAGAG GGTCCAATTGTGCCTTGTACGCACGCAATGCTGGCAAAGTGGATTCCGCCGAATGAGAGGAGCCGGATGGGAGCTTTCGTTTACGCTG GAGCCCAATTTGGATCAATTGTTTCGATGCCATTGAGTGGCTTGTTGTCAGAATATGGATTTGCCGGCGGATGGCCCTcgatattttatgtttttggtGCTGTTGGAACTGTATGGTGTGTTGTATTTTTGATTTGGGTTTACGAGGATCCCGAACAGCATCCAAAAATCGCTGAAGATGAGAAGAAATATATACTGAGTGCACTTTGGGGAACTGCTGGATCTTCT tctCCTCCAGTACCATGGAAGTCAATATTAACTTCCTTGCCATTCTGGGCTATATTGATAGCTCATATAAGTCAAAACTATGGATATGAAACATTTATGACTCAGCTTCCAACTTACATGAAACAAATCTTGcactttaatataaaaact aacgGATTAGTTTCTGCGCTTCCGTACTTAGCGATGTGGCTGTTCTCAATGTTCATATCGCAAGTAGCCGACTGGATGATCTTCTCCGGAAAATTTACTCACACGTCAACGcgtaaaattatcaatgcaaTCGGGCAATACGGTCCAGCTATAGCATTTATTATCGCTTCTTACACCGGGTGCGACAAAACATTAACAGTCGCATTGTTCACTATTGGTATTGGATTGAACGGTGGTATTTACTCTGGATTCAAAGTTAATCATCTTGACATATCACCGAGGTTCGCTGGAATTCTCATGTCCTTTACTAATTGTCTCGCTAATCTTGCCGGACTTCTTGCGCCGGTTATTGCTGGGTACATCAATGCTGGAAtt CCATCTCAAGCCAAATGGCGgatagtttttataatatgTGGAGCCATTTATATAATCGGAGCAACATTCTACATAATATTTGGTTCCGGTCAACGACAATCGTGGGACAATCCCGACAAGGACGAAGAAATAgagaagaaaagaagaaaaccCAATGACGTGGAAGCTGCTAAAGTAATCAATGAAACTCAGCATTGa